The window CTACTAAAGGTgagaattttcttcatttttcattttccttcctcttaGATTCCCATAAAAGCTATTACTAAAGAGAATACATTCTTGTGTTTAGGAAGAGCTACAACAAGGGAAAATAATCATTGCTTGAAGGATGTGGCACATTTTGTCCCTCTCCTTATAGggattattttctataatatctGGTTTTCTTTACTGATATTCAGTAccctttattgtatttattttttcttttttttccatattcatCTTAGGATTTCAATGtacaatgttttttctttatttttcttttgttttctttctttctttttttttttttaaaggggctTCCTGGTCTTCATCGGACAGTGAAATTTGTTTGGGAGtccaaacaaaatataaaagagcTATAATACTTCCTGTATTGTATTTCAAAGGTAGCTGTGGTTTGTTGGAACAAGCATTAGGCTTGTAGACAAAAACACTGGGGGAGAAGAGAGAGTGGAGAGGAGTCCTGGATTTGCTTCTTAAAACATGTGTATTTGGCAAGTTATTTAGCTTCTGTTTTCCTATCTATAAAAGAGGCTTAATAATACATTTCAGATTGGTTGTGAAGGTTATTAAATGGGACagtgtaaataaatatttctcaccCACAAAAGGTACTCATTAAATATTGTATATACACAGCTTGTGTGCAAGTATATTTTAAACTTGGATGGATACTCTGAATGATTTCAATGCATTTTTGGATAATATCcagttatttttacttctttaagaacattttttaaaaagtgtggctAGATGTCACATCTGACCAATGAATTATATATGGTGAAAAGCATTCTAATGCTATATAAATTGCCAAAATAGAAGCAAGAAATGTTTTGAAAGGACCTTTAGGTTTCTAGAACCGATGCCAAGAGTCTGAATTTTATGGATTTTTCTCTCCAGATCTATCAGAAATTCCAGACCCCAGATAAGAGTTATATTCTAGGGTGGTAAGGCATGAGAAGAAGAATGAGGAATGAAGGGTGGGTGGGGACGTGCTCTTACTAATGACGCTCCATGGCAGCAGGTGCTCAGTTGTTCCTTTTCTCCTGGGGTGGAGGTGGATCCAGATCCAGACTTGAGTGTGGTCGGCTAGTTTGTAGGGTCAGATTACAGATCTCCATCAACAAACCAGATGTAAGGGGCTTCTAGGCAGGTCTTTACTAAGGATTTTTGTCCaggtaagaaatattttttgccaTCAGTTTGGAATTGAACTTGATGTTTCTGGGAATGATTGGTTTGTAACTGGAGGCATTTTGTTCTGTCCAAGGATTGTGTCCTCCTCCACCTTCCCTGTGCTCGGTCTCCAcctgtctcccattctgtgaCGATGGTTCAATGGAAGAGACTCTGCCAGCTGCATTACTTGTGGGCTCTGGGCTGCTATATGCTGCTGGCCACTGTGGCTCTGAAACTTTCTTTCAGGTTGAAGTGTGACTCTGACCACTTGGGTCTGGAGTCCAGGGAATCTCAAAGCCAGTACTGTAGGAATATCTTGTATAATTTCCTGAAACTTCCAGCAAAGAGGTCTATCAACTGTTCAGGGGTCACCCGAGGGGACCAAGAGGCAGTGCTTCAGGCTATTCTGAATAACCTGGAGGTCAAGAAGAAGCGAGAGCCTTTCACAGACACCCACTACCTCTCCCTCACCAGAGACTGTGAGCACTTCAAGGCTGAAAGGAAGTTCATACAGTTCCCACTGAGCAAAGAAGAGGTGGAGTTCCCTATTGCATACTCTATGGTGATTCATGAGAAGATTGAAAACTTTGAAAGGCTACTGCGAGCTGTGTATGCCCCTCAGAACATATACTGTGTCCATGTGGATGAGAAGTCCCCAGAAACTTTCAAAGAGGCGGTCAAAGCAATTATTTCTTGCTTCCCAAATGTCTTCATAGCCAGTAAGCTGGTTCGGGTGGTTTATGCCTCCTGGTCCAGGGTGCAAGCTGACCTCAACTGCATGGAAGACTTGCTCCAGAGCTCAGTGCCGTGGAAATACTTCCTGAATACATGTGGGACGGACTTTCCTATAAAGAGCAATGCAGAGATGGTCCAGGCTCTCAAGATGTTGAATGGGAGGAATAGCATGGAGTCAGAGGTACCTCCTAAGCACAAAGAAACCCGCTGGAAATATCACTTTGAGGTAGTGAGAGACACATTACACCTAACCAACAAGAAGAAGGATCCTCCCCCTTATAATTTAACTATGTTTACAGGGAATGCGTACATTGTGGCTTCCCGAGATTTCGTCCAACATGTTTTGAAGAACCCTAAATCCCAACAACTGATTGAATGGGTAAAAGACACTTATAGCCCAGATGAACACCTCTGGGCCACCCTTCAGCGTGCACGGTGGATGCCTGGCTCTGTTCCCAACCACCCCAAGTACGACATCTCAGACATGActtctattgccaggctggtcaaGTGGCAGGGTCATGAGGGAGACATCGATAAGGGTGCTCCTTATGCTCCCTGCTCTGGAATCCACCAGCGGGCTATCTGCGTTTATGGGGCTGGGGACTTGAATTGGATGCTTCAAAACCATCACCTGTTGGCCAACAAGTTTGACCCAAAGGTAGATGATAATGCTCTTCAGTGCTTAGAAGAATACCTACGTTATAAGGCCATCTATGGGACTGAACTTTGAGACACACTATGAGAGCGTTGCTACCTGTGGGGCAAGAGCATGTACAAACATGCTCAGAACTTGCTGGGACAGTGTGGGTGGGAGACCAGGGCTTTGCAATTCGTGGCATCCTTTAGGATAAGAGGGCTGCTATTAGAGTGTGGGTAAGTAGATCTTTTGCCTTGCAAATTGCTGCCTGGGTGAATGCTGCTTGTTCTCTCACCCCTAACCCTAGTAGTTCCTCCACTAACTTTCTCACTAAGTGAGAATGAGAACTGCTGTGATAGGGAGAGTGAAGGAGGGATATGTGGTAGAGCACTTGATTTCAGTTGAATGCCTGCTGGTAGCTTTTCCATTCTGTGGAGCTGCCGTTCCTAATAATTCCAGGTTTGGTAGCGTGGAGGAGAACTTTGATGGAAAGAGAACCTTCCCTTCTGTActgttaacttaaaaataaatagctcCTGATTCAAAGTATTACCTCTACTTTTTGCCTAGTATgccagaaataatataaatataaacagataAAGTGTGTGAGACTTTTTCTCATAACTATTCATGACATTTAAAATCCCTAGGGGCTGGCAAGAGAGTTCTCATTATTCTGAAATGGTCCTGACAAGCTGCATgaatagcaattttttttttgagacagagtcttgctctgtcacccaggctggactgcagtagtgcaatctcagttcactgcaacctccgcctcccaggttcaagcgatactcccacctcagcctcctgagtagctgggactacaggcatgcagcaccatgtctggctaatttttgtatttttagtagaggccgggtttcaccatattcgccaggctggtcttgaactcctgaccttgtgatctgcccgcctcggccttccgaaatgctgggattacaggtgggaactactgcgcctggcctacaaatAGCAAATTCTAACGAAGACAGGGGAACAGGGATGGTTCTTCCATTGTTAAAAGCCATCCTCATTTTGTTTATATTGCCAGGTTTgtgatttttctgtaaaggaaaaGGCAGGGTGATTTAACCAGTTTGACCACCTTTCCTGTACTCTTACAGGAAAATCGCAGCACTAATTCTAATTTTGTCCACTTTACAGCCAAAGCTTAGCTAATGTTCCATAAAGGAGATAATAGCCAATCAGGTAAGGTAATGTGTAATTCATTATTCAAAGTGGAACATGTTTTTGTAGGGGGAGAGTCTGCACTATTAATAATtgtattgagaaataaaaataaactaggaCTATTCAGTTAAACCAGGATGTCTTATTATTCCATGTTTAGGCCTCTTGA is drawn from Homo sapiens chromosome 15, GRCh38.p14 Primary Assembly and contains these coding sequences:
- the GCNT3 gene encoding beta-1,3-galactosyl-O-glycosyl-glycoprotein beta-1,6-N-acetylglucosaminyltransferase 3 isoform 1 (isoform 1 is encoded by transcript variant 1) — its product is MVQWKRLCQLHYLWALGCYMLLATVALKLSFRLKCDSDHLGLESRESQSQYCRNILYNFLKLPAKRSINCSGVTRGDQEAVLQAILNNLEVKKKREPFTDTHYLSLTRDCEHFKAERKFIQFPLSKEEVEFPIAYSMVIHEKIENFERLLRAVYAPQNIYCVHVDEKSPETFKEAVKAIISCFPNVFIASKLVRVVYASWSRVQADLNCMEDLLQSSVPWKYFLNTCGTDFPIKSNAEMVQALKMLNGRNSMESEVPPKHKETRWKYHFEVVRDTLHLTNKKKDPPPYNLTMFTGNAYIVASRDFVQHVLKNPKSQQLIEWVKDTYSPDEHLWATLQRARWMPGSVPNHPKYDISDMTSIARLVKWQGHEGDIDKGAPYAPCSGIHQRAICVYGAGDLNWMLQNHHLLANKFDPKVDDNALQCLEEYLRYKAIYGTEL